Below is a window of Sediminispirochaeta bajacaliforniensis DSM 16054 DNA.
AAGCCCATGCCGATGGTGTACACATCGGGCTTAATGAAACGCATCATATCAAAGATGGCAAAGCCTGCATCGGCATCGCCTCCGGGGCTGTCGATAAAAACCTTGATGGGATCATCGCTTTGAGCTTCCAGCAAGATCAACTGGCGCACTACCCGTTCGGCAAGCTCCTTGTTGATCTCTCCGGACAAAATGATGGTTCTCGTCTCCATCATCTTTTCCATCAGCGGGTCGGGACCGCCCTTTTTGGCATCATTGGTATCGTTCTCTTCCTCTTCGATCCGGAAGATGGAATCTCTCATATCTGTTCCCCTCTTACTCTTTGCTTGCTTATCTTTTGAGTATACCAACAAGCAAAGCGAAAGGCAACGCACTTCGTTCCATAGCTTCGTTCCATAACCGGCATAGCCTTGAGAAAATGCCGGTCATGGGATAGACTCCATGGCAATGAAATCAGCATGGATAACCCTTATCGGTCGCCCCTCGGTGGGGAAATCGACCCTGGTCAATCGCCTTTGCGGTAGAAAAATTTCCATCGTGGCAGCCTCTCCCCAAACTACAAGGAGTACCGTCAGGGGAATCCTTACCGAAGAACGGGGACAGTTGGTGTTCGCCGATACCCCGGGCTACCACATCTCGGATAAGAAACTGAATCGTTACCTAAAAACGGCGACCGAAGCAGCCCTGGTAGAGTGTGAATTAGTTCTCTATATCATCGATGCCACAAGGTCGGCGGGACAGGAAGAACGGGAGATAGCAGGGCTTCTCGCTCCCCTGGCCGAAAAAGTCGTGGTTGCGGTCAACAAAAGTGATCTTCCCGAAGCCTCTATCCTTGCTGCCGAACAAGCAGCCGCCGCAGCGTTTCCCGGTCGGCCGATTTTCACCATATCCGCCGAAACAGGCGAGGGAACCGAAGAGCTCCTGAACACCCTCTTTGACCTCTCTCCCGAAGGAGAACTCCTCTATCCCGAGGAGTTCTACACCGATCAGGATCCGGAATTCCGTGTCACCGAGATCATTAGAGAACAGGTAATCGGGAGGCTGCGGCAGGAACTGCCCCATGCCGTCTACGTTGCCGTCGAAGACATGGAAAGCGACGGGAAGGGTGAAAAACTCTGGATCAGAGCCGTTATTTATGTCGAAAGGGAGAGCCAGAAGGGAATCGTCGTAGGAAAGGGCGGAAGCGGCATCGCCGCCATACGGAAAGCATCCCAGGCTGAGATCGCCCGCCTCTTCCCCTATCGCATCCACCTCGACCTGCGGGTCAAAAGTGATCCCAAGTGGCGTAGTCGGGATCAGCTTTTGAAACGCATGACCGGCAATTAGCGGTTGTGTAGCAGCGACTACGAAAGTACTCGATCAAGAATGGCAAGAACCTTATCCCTCCCTAGGGTCAGGATGAAGGAGGCAAGCCGCGGTCCCTTTTCCTTACCGATGAGCACATGGTAGCAAAGGGTAAAGAGCTCCTTTGCATCAAGGCCTGCTGCTTCCGCCACGGCATAGATCGCCTCGGCAAGGCTCTTTTCGTCGTGATCCGCCAGGGTATCGACCTGATTGCGAAGCAGGGACAACGCCTTTTTCTCCAAATCGCTGAAATTCGGCAGTTCATCGCCGGCCTTTCGCAGAGAGAAGCGAAAATCCTCGGGACTGAAGGTGGTGATCCAATTCCAGGCACAGCGACAGCGTACCTCAAGCCTTTTGCGCTGGAGCGGCTTTAGGTCCGGA
It encodes the following:
- the era gene encoding GTPase Era, whose amino-acid sequence is MAMKSAWITLIGRPSVGKSTLVNRLCGRKISIVAASPQTTRSTVRGILTEERGQLVFADTPGYHISDKKLNRYLKTATEAALVECELVLYIIDATRSAGQEEREIAGLLAPLAEKVVVAVNKSDLPEASILAAEQAAAAAFPGRPIFTISAETGEGTEELLNTLFDLSPEGELLYPEEFYTDQDPEFRVTEIIREQVIGRLRQELPHAVYVAVEDMESDGKGEKLWIRAVIYVERESQKGIVVGKGGSGIAAIRKASQAEIARLFPYRIHLDLRVKSDPKWRSRDQLLKRMTGN